A part of Desulfotomaculum nigrificans DSM 574 genomic DNA contains:
- the xerC gene encoding tyrosine recombinase XerC → MYNLVDHFINFLKVQKNFSDHTIEAYQKDLFEGIDFFSTVLNVCDEKLHPSQIDSRLFRNFLSHMQERNLQRSTIARRLAAWRTFFRFLYREGLVQTNPLLRMANPKQEKRLPKFLYQDEAKELVESPGNTPLGVRDRSLLELLYATGIRVSELVALDLYHLDLSRGYLRVWGKGSKERLVPIHDRAVAALKRYLTEARPKLAQPDCPAVFVNYKGSRLSDRGVRKLIDKYCQQVGLTKNISPHVIRHSFATHLLDNGADLRSVQELLGHVSLSTTQIYTHVTKQKLKKIYHLSHPRAKF, encoded by the coding sequence ATGTATAACCTGGTAGATCATTTTATAAATTTTCTCAAAGTACAAAAGAATTTCTCAGATCACACCATAGAGGCATATCAAAAAGACTTATTTGAGGGCATTGATTTTTTTTCAACCGTCCTTAATGTATGCGATGAAAAATTACATCCCTCACAAATAGACAGTCGTCTCTTTCGTAATTTTTTATCGCATATGCAAGAAAGAAATTTACAGCGGTCTACCATTGCCAGAAGACTGGCAGCCTGGCGCACATTTTTTCGCTTTTTATATCGGGAAGGACTGGTACAAACAAACCCTTTGCTAAGGATGGCCAATCCAAAACAAGAAAAGCGGTTACCGAAATTTTTATACCAGGATGAAGCTAAAGAACTGGTTGAATCACCCGGTAATACTCCTCTGGGTGTCCGGGACAGGTCACTGTTAGAACTGCTTTATGCCACTGGAATTCGTGTATCGGAATTAGTTGCCCTGGATTTATATCACCTGGATTTAAGCAGAGGTTACCTCAGGGTATGGGGCAAAGGGTCAAAGGAACGTTTGGTTCCTATCCATGACCGGGCGGTGGCAGCGTTAAAGCGGTACTTAACAGAAGCACGACCTAAGTTAGCCCAACCCGACTGCCCAGCAGTGTTTGTTAACTATAAAGGAAGTCGACTGAGTGACAGGGGTGTAAGAAAGCTCATTGATAAATATTGTCAGCAGGTGGGCTTAACCAAAAACATCAGTCCCCACGTTATAAGACATTCATTTGCCACCCACCTGTTGGATAACGGTGCAGACCTGCGCAGTGTCCAGGAGTTATTGGGGCATGTGTCGTTATCCACTACCCAGATATATACCCATGTCACCAAACAAAAGCTAAAGAAAATATATCATCTATCCCATCCGCGGGCTAAGTTTTAG
- the hslV gene encoding ATP-dependent protease subunit HslV, translating to MFHATTIVAVKRGNKVAVAGDGQVTFGQNTIMKHTARKVRRLHQGQVLAGFAGSVADAFTLFEKFEGKLEEFHGNLMRAAVELAKDWRTDKYLRALEAMLIVANKENLLVLSGNGEVIEPDEGVTAIGSGGPYALAAARALLKHTEMSPAEVAREALGLAADICVYTNHNIVVEEI from the coding sequence ATGTTCCATGCCACAACCATTGTTGCGGTAAAGAGAGGAAATAAGGTTGCTGTGGCTGGTGACGGTCAGGTAACCTTTGGTCAAAATACAATTATGAAGCACACTGCTCGTAAAGTCAGACGTCTACACCAGGGCCAAGTGTTAGCTGGTTTTGCCGGGTCAGTGGCAGATGCCTTTACCCTGTTTGAAAAATTTGAAGGTAAGTTAGAGGAGTTTCACGGCAACTTAATGCGTGCCGCCGTAGAACTGGCTAAAGATTGGCGTACCGATAAGTATTTGAGAGCCCTGGAGGCCATGTTGATTGTGGCTAATAAAGAAAACTTATTGGTATTGTCAGGAAACGGGGAAGTTATTGAGCCTGATGAAGGGGTAACAGCCATCGGCTCAGGTGGTCCCTATGCCCTGGCCGCTGCCAGAGCTTTGCTTAAACACACGGAAATGTCACCAGCAGAAGTAGCCAGGGAGGCCCTTGGTTTAGCAGCAGATATTTGTGTTTATACCAATCATAACATTGTAGTTGAAGAGATATAG